The genomic DNA TAGAAAAGTGCAAGGAACAAAAAGTATGCAAATTTGTTCATAGAAACGCATGGAGTGAGAGGttctttttaaattttattcaTGAAGTTTCAGCGCAGGATTTTGATTGGAATAGGGAGGTAACAGGAGTGAAAATGCAAACCAAGTTCCTGGAGGAAGTTGGGACACAGTGGCCTGCTtgtgggtcggccgaccctaggcTGGCCCCGCTGGTCCTGCTCCTTTTGCGTGAGTCTCGTCTCAGTTTTGCCTACTATGTTGGGTACGTGCTGCTTCCCCACACTGAATTTGTACATGCGATCTTTCTTCAAGACATATGGAAACAAAACTCTGCCGGTTTGGAAACCGGGGAGTTGAATTTTATTGAATTATAAAATGGGGGCACATTACAGTTGAAAGGAAATTCTGGAAAACAAAATTTCCAGAACGTGATACCCATAGCATTACAAAATTTCCAGAACGTGATGCCCATAGCATTATAATTTTATTGAATTATAAAATGGGGCACATTACAGCCCTAGCATCAGCCCCTCGTACCCACCGCCTGGGGTACGGATGCCCATAACGTGAAAACGTTGTGGGGGCAAAGGGGTCATGGAAGTGCGTGTAGGTGTGGTTACATAGTTATGACTAACTACATTGCCACTCTTTGTTTTTAGCGAGTACACATATTCTTGCCCCTCTTCTAACGGCTTCGGCAGGAGTGGGTCAGAGAAGAGGCGCACAACGACGTCCTTGGGCGCCAATGTGCCTGTAGTCGGCCTTGTGGATGCTTCTACGCTCCGGCCCCTGCCTCTCCCGGTGAGGATCTTCTTGAAGGAGCGCGGCGTCGAACGGGGGACCAAGGGGCCTCCCTCTTGGCTCCTCTTGGcattgttgacggccattatttcacacttcgaccatcaacttctcggaataaacagagctttacactatgtttcattcatattttatttaattctaacaAGTtctacaagttttggatgagtgtTGATTTCAGGTGAACATGTGTCAAAATTGGACGAAAATGGTAAAAACCCATGCTGACCGGcctatcctaggccggccggcctggcacctccatACACAGGGCCACATCTTCGAtccaggggtaatgtgacacgtCTACAATACCTCTAAGTCATGGATTGGAAGTCAGTTTGATAAAATGGACCGAAAGGCACAAccatggatcaaagggcccacaaGTCAGCACCAATTCAAGCACAAGTTAGTGAACCACATCCCTAGAGTATCCACAACCGTCAAGATGCAATGTCGGTGGAACAGAGGGCCAACAGGCGCCAAAGGCAGGCCACCCGGCCTACCTCAGGTCGCCTGGCCTAGGTACTACCTGCGTTGAAGCCAAGCAACTGTCAACCGCCTCTAGGAGCAGATCAGAGCCACTGTCCAAAGGTCAGTGGCCACGTGGCAGGATCCCCAGGCCGGCTGCCCTAGGTGAGGCCAGCCAACCCCACCTTGCAGCCTCTGAAGCTCGGTcttggcgtggaagttaagtTCAACCGCCTTACCTGCTTGCAACTGACGCCGGGTTCATTACCGACCCTGAAATGCTATAAATAGAGTGCTCATCCTCACTTGTAGACACACACGAAAGGAGACACACCAAAGGAGCTCTCTCTTCACTTTACTTTCTAGAGCAggttagtagtttgggagttagagttgagtcgagcttgtctcggaaTTCTGGAGTCATCGGAAGTCTgatatagctcttgtatctttcttttgactttatcaaatatagtttttttctttatttatctGAGTCAACATTACTCTCTGTATTTCTTATTTTCTcaagtctgagtgttcagcttgTGCACGGAAGtaagttttcctttagcttaggctaagttatcttgcTTGTTTAttgggatcttaccttacgggtttcctcgcccggactagagtgctcaagttagttctctaggttgagggggatttctctcgaaggcctcgagggAAATCCTAAAACTGAGTGCGGACATGGTGTCTGAGCTCAGTGTTacctagaaagtgtgttccaccccacagttCCGCTGTGGTaggcagcaggtggtgacagccctgtccgtcccttgtagtccaccatgttcgggtgttttcatataAGTAGTTGCCgactgccattggactcccttctcatcccattctgagtccttccctgaggccgttGAAGTAAGCTCTGGTTTCCCGATAACCAGTTAGGtgcttagtctgatctagagaggctagctcaatagttcagaagtgtatcaggtgtctttactcgctcgttgtcctcccagctctaCCCTCTAAGTTGTTGAGTCTCCAGTGTGTCGCTCGGTCATTGACTGGCCATTATCCTATCTTTTTATCTAGCTTACCCCTGTCAAGATAGTGGGTTGATTAAACCAGTAAGGTTGTCATtcaatttacgatactctttgcCTTGCTTCCCCAAGGAAAATTACGATACcatggaatactccaaggtgaaatgctacagcGTTGATTTCGTGCGCTTGTGGAATAATATTCTATTGGGCATAAGGAACGCCAACAAAGCATTTCTGGCGTTGTTGCCAGGGATAAGAAACCTGGTAGCGACGTTAAGAagtgtcaacaagcatttctggcaccgttgccagGGACTAACAAACCTGGTAGCGACGTTAAGAagtgtcaacaagcatttctggcgccgttgccggggaagcaattggctaaagatatcgttgAATAGTTGACAAACCTTATTAGTTTTGTCACCGCTAATCTTTGCGGGTTTATCATTGCTCTCTCTGTCTTTCTGATCGATGCAGAGCAGTGAATGACCAGTTTCGACCTACCAAACAACTTCAATCCAAATCCAGAAAGAATCGGAAGAATAGTACAACACAGAGTCATCCCACCTCAGAAAAGACTTACGTGGCCTCCAAGTTCTGTGTCCCAGTCAACTACCTCACCAATGGCTCAGAACCAGAAGACTCTTCGTCAGTTCTCAGCCCCGTCCAGCAGCCACATTCCTGTTGGACTGAATCAAGACCAAGCCGGCAATGACGGTTTTGAGTTAAAGACTAGACTAGTGAACATGGTCCAATCAAGTCTATTCTGCGGCAAGGCATCTGAGGATGCCAATGCtcatctccagaactttctaGAGGTGAGTAGTACTATCAACTCCAAAGGTACTATGTTGGATAACGTCCGCCTTTGGCTATTGCCGTTCTCATTACTCGGGAAGGCCAAGACATGGTTCTACACCAACAAGGAGGCATTTACTACATGGGATGCTTGTTCCAATGCATTCTTGGCCAAGTATTTTCTagtgggcaagaccaatgcccttCGGAAAAGAATTTCTGGAATTCAGCAACTCTCGGATGAGACCATCCCAGAAGTTTGGAAACGCCTCCAGGATTACATcgcagcatgcccacaccacggcatggaggAATGGCTGATCATTCAGAATTTCATCCATGGCCTGACTCAGCAAGCTCAGGACCACGTTGATGCAACAGTGGGTGGTTCGTTCCTCTCTCTTAATGTTTCAAGAGCGACAACACTGATTGACAAGATTGCTTCCAACCGGagttggaaaggagaaaggcagcCAGCCAGACCCAAGGGAGTTCACCAGATCGACAGTGTCGATATGCTGGCCGCCAAAatggatcttctcatgaatAAGCTGGAATCTCCACACCAGGAGGTCAACCAGATTATGGAGTCTCggatgacatgtgaaacatgtggcaagactgggcactcgggcaATGCTTGCCCATTATCTCAAGAGGACGCGAACTTAGTTGGAAACAACAACTCCAATAACTCAGGATTCCACCCTCAGCAGGGTTGGAATTCgaagcccaacctccccttcggtcaacaacaaggtATGAACTTCAACAATAACAGTTTTCAGCCCACACTAAAAGACCTAGTTTACAGCCAAAAACAAATTAATGATAACATTAGTAAGAAGCttcttgctaatgataaaattttggagACCTTGGCCGCCCAACTAGAGGACTTTAATTCTGTTATTAAAAACTAGCTGAGCTTTAATAAGATAATAGAAACTCAAGTAGCCCAGCTAGCCTCATCTTGTCCTAACATTAACATGGGGAAACTGCCCGGGCAATTGGAAGTAACTCCGAAGGAAAACATTAGTGCGGTGACTACACGTGGTGGTAAGTTCACGCAAGAGCCACCTTTCCTATAGGATGCAGGAACTCGGCGGAAGACCGTAACCGCCAGCCATACCAAAGTTGAGGACAAAGTGCAGGAGGAGGCAGTCAAATCCAACACTTCTGCAACCCAGGAAGACTctgtggaaccccctagaacttcatggGACTACCACGATACAACTGCCTTACCGTTTTCGGAGAGGATAAGGAAGCCAGTGAccgacgaacaattcggcaagttcatcGAGGTAATTAAGAAGCTTTATGTCAATATACTGCCTTTTGATGCAATGCAGGTACCCACATAcgccaagtatatcaaggatatcTTTGGAAACAAGAGGACTAtgcccaccaccgaggtcgtgcagaTAACTAAAgagtgtagcgcagctatactcgatcctctcctagagaagaagaaggacccaggatgccccaccatcacGTGCTCAATCGGGACCCAACACTTCACCAATGCTCTATGCAACTTGGGAGCAAGCATtagcgtcatgccaaaggtagtttacgataaacttaaccatcatgcgcttgcccctactgccatgtgcttgcagctagcagaccaaTCGGTCCGCTACCCCACGGGGATTGCGGAGAACATTTCGGTCAGAATCCAGAATTTCTTTATCCCCGTAGACTTCGTCGTTCTCAACATGGAAGTCGACACCAAGGCGACTCTCATTCTGGGAAGGTCGTTCTTGAGTACTGCAAATGCACACATTGATGTAGGAGCTAAAGAAATTTGGCTCAATATCAATGGATAGAAGGAGAAATTTGCCTTCATACCGAAGGTTGAGCAGTGTTCCCAAGTCAAAACCTTCAGCCAGAAGAAGAAATCCGATAAAGAGCCGGAGAAGCCATCCATCCCTCCTATTGAAGCCCTCATTGTATTCATGGAAAGCTTTCGAATTCAAGAGGAGACAGGGCAAATCAAGCTTCATAACCACAGAAATGCAAGACGGAGAATTCAACGTAAGAAATTTCTGGACTCGAAAAAGAAAGAGATCGAAGCAAAGCCCACTCCCAAGAAAGTGTGGCGTAAGAAGGTGTCGTCATCAGGGTCTCCACCCAGCAACGACAATCATACTCAAGGTATGGAGAGTCCCgctccggactcaaaacccgagTCCTCGCCATGAGGTACAAGGTACGTAtcctttcttgcatttgcatataggatagtttactTCCTTGCATAAATTTTGTTTTCCTTTCTGCATAGCATGTTTGAATTCAGAGCAAAGCATGTTCAAAATTAGAACTTCTGCATTCACTagaacttcacaaaaattttcaaaatttttcggcCAAATGTTagcccggccggccccactcttCCACTGAGTTGTCCTGGAGCAGCAAAGGATGGGGAGAATTACCGTGCACGTGAAGCAAGGAAGGAAGGCTGGGCACTCAGCGTGATGGAGACAGGCCGATCGGCTCCAtgcaggccagccggccatccTCCTCCGCTCGCGTCCCGTCGCCAACCACTAGAGCATCAGCACCTACAAGCCTAGGAGCTTAGACTACCACCGCGGGACGCCCGCCATTGTtcagaggccgaccggcctgcctttggccggccgacctggcctCTGCGCGCGCCTATAAAATCCGACGAGCGCGACGTTTATCCTCGCACCACAAGCTCAGGTTTGCTTGCTCAGCTCCTGAACACGAGTTCCCTTCTCCTTCTCTGAAGTTTTCTTCCTTAATCAAGCTCTTTTGAGTTAATTAAGTGAGgaactcaagtgctagctcaaccgGAAACAAATAAATTCAGTAGCACTTAGTGTAGTGAAGTTCATTAAACCAAAATACCAAAAACATTTCTCTTGAATAAAATTATGGAATGCTGAACAACGGACATTTGTGGTGGTATAAACGCCCCATAAGAATGACTAACCGCTAACCCCTGATCTTAttatccttcgggtattttgcTTGTGCTAATCATTTTGCAAGAGCAATGCTGAACAACGTCAAGGACAAGATCAAGAGGACCTTCTCCTCTCAATCGAAGAGCTCATGGAGTTCTGCATCGTCCCGAGATGACATATCAGTCGATTCCGATCGCCGTACTAATGTAtcccaggaggaggaggaaattcATGCAGCTCCAGTTCCGAGATGCCGTCTGCGCATCAGGGTTCTGATGTAGATCGAGCAAATCGTAGTCAGGAATCACTATGAGCGGGAGGCCCTCAACTTACTAAGAAGGCAGAGCTATGCTCATGCCAAAGTATTTGAGTCAAGCTTCCTCATCAAGATAGGACTCAAGCAAGACATGAATCGAGCCTTCACCGCTGCCGGTTGGGATAATTTTGCTGACATCGACGAGGCAGGTTCGCATCTTCTCACCATGGAATTTCTTATCTCTCTGAACATTGAAGAAACCGGTTctgaaactaaaatttactTCCGTTTCTTTAATGAACAGTTTGAAATGAACCTAAAACAGTTTAGTGTGGCATTGGGGTTTCACAAAAGATGCATCCTTGACCCCAACACACTTGTTACAAACTACCATTATGAAAGGAGTTCATGGCGGAGTCTAATTTTTGATGAACCAGTGAGTAGTAAGAACAATATAGTTTCAATTCATAATCCTACTCTAAGGTTCCTCGCCAAGTGGCTTGCTATGGTTGTGCATTCCCGCACAGACCTCCACCTCTGCAGCTTGCCTGAGCTGCAATGTCTGTACGCTATGGCCAACAAAATTCACTACTCTGCCATCAGGAGCATGCTCGCTCATTGGCAGAAAATGATCTCGGGCAAAAGCACTATCGACATCACCTCTTTGGTGACTCGCATTGCAAACTATGTCGGTGCGTTGGAAAATGCCCAGGTCACCTACTTGCCCCTGACGGAGGTGTACATATATGAGGTCGGCTTAGAGCACTTTGTGCAGGGTCACATGGTGCGTGAAGGGCCCAGAAATTCTGTATTCATGTGttattgttggcgctccttaagtacccattttatcccttgtttacccttgataatggcatgaatttaatatcaaaatcactaaccgtcctaaccccggcctaattattggtcattttcacatttacacatatattttggaggaacttcgtttttgcaggttgttggcctattttggaacatgaaatgacgaggcccatgatcgagcgctaacacggagaaagacgaaggccaaagcccaaaggaaggaccaaagcccatgttgattcgaagcccattcatgcacatccatcctccaagagagcccaaaggaccaagcccacgaagatgagatcaagatactttgggattaagcaaagcaaataaagatttaaggaaggattccctatcctatcctatcctttcctcgaagatatctccaagataacgacatccaaaggggtgcaatcatgaaggacataaactctagaagatgcgaggagtctacacgcgaaagatgagaccgaggcgggcccgaaagagggtggccggccggcctaggcccatgagccggccggcctagcccgtttccgaggcggttcggcctccccttcgaccgatggcttcctcggctcataaatagctcgcatcttattcaactcgcggcatccatccacccagaacttgacgaaaacctagggccaagaccgaagggagacgacggccgccgcaagtcttcgaagttgtctaggagatggcttaggccgcccctagccaacatggcctccctgcgtggttgtgccatggtggagttcatgagctagttggagtcgtcaatggtatgtacttggtggtgacgatccaaatgaatctattatgtaagtaatgataatcatgtcttccgaatctattagcgatcatgtctctgcttttt from Panicum virgatum strain AP13 chromosome 7N, P.virgatum_v5, whole genome shotgun sequence includes the following:
- the LOC120680977 gene encoding uncharacterized protein LOC120680977, with product MAQNQKTLRQFSAPSSSHIPVGLNQDQAGNDGFELKTRLVNMVQSSLFCGKASEDANAHLQNFLEVSSTINSKGTMLDNVRLWLLPFSLLGKAKTWFYTNKEAFTTWDACSNAFLAKYFLVGKTNALRKRISGIQQLSDETIPEVWKRLQDYIAACPHHGMEEWLIIQNFIHGLTQQAQDHVDATVGGSFLSLNVSRATTLIDKIASNRSWKGERQPARPKGVHQIDSVDMLAAKMDLLMNKLESPHQEVNQIMESRMTCETCGKTGHSGNACPLSQEDANLVGNNNSNNSGFHPQQGWNSKPNLPFGQQQGMNFNNNSFQPTLKDLVYSQKQINDNISKKLLANDKILETLAAQLEDFNSVIKN